A genomic stretch from Phycisphaerae bacterium includes:
- a CDS encoding DUF1858 domain-containing protein, which yields MTTNDENAKPTTITGDHKVGHVVDWYPATIDVLKNHGFTQITNPVMRRTVARHVSIAQAAEMKGVNLEPLLADLNAVIGKGTSGR from the coding sequence ATGACGACAAACGATGAAAACGCGAAACCAACGACGATCACCGGCGATCACAAGGTAGGCCATGTCGTGGACTGGTACCCGGCCACGATCGACGTGCTCAAAAACCACGGCTTCACCCAGATCACCAACCCGGTCATGCGCCGCACCGTCGCACGCCATGTCTCGATCGCCCAGGCAGCCGAGATGAAGGGCGTCAATCTGGAACCGCTTCTGGCAGATCTCAACGCAGTGATTGGGAAGGGTACCAGCGGCCGGTAA